In the Phaseolus vulgaris cultivar G19833 chromosome 7, P. vulgaris v2.0, whole genome shotgun sequence genome, one interval contains:
- the LOC137829953 gene encoding uncharacterized protein, with protein sequence MNTKTMRLPPRRVLTPTNKRKERDDPFDRPKPIPPPPTTKILKPDRPVEPITATSKAAFEEPKPSNQLLAGYLAHEFLTKGTLLGQPWAPPKGKSTEDGDEEAEPTAAAPCQRTEEERERYAEVASLLKGGGTQLPGVVNPTQLARFLHL encoded by the coding sequence ATGAATACCAAAACGATGCGTCTCCCCCCTCGTCGTGTGTTGACACCTACCAATAAGCGCAAAGAGAGAGATGACCCATTTGACAGGCCCAAGCCCATACCCCCACCACCCACCACCAAAATACTCAAGCCCGATAGGCCCGTCGAGCCGATCACCGCCACCAGCAAAGCCGCCTTCGAGGAGCCCAAGCCCTCCAACCAACTCTTAGCGGGCTACCTGGCCCACGAGTTCCTCACCAAGGGGACCCTACTAGGCCAGCCGTGGGCCCCACCCAAAGGAAAGTCGACGGAGGACGGCGACGAGGAAGCAGAACCCACGGCGGCCGCGCCGTGCCAGAGGACGGAGGAGGAGCGGGAAAGGTACGCCGAAGTGGCGAGTTTGTTGAAGGGTGGTGGGACCCAGCTCCCCGGCGTGGTGAACCCCACCCAACTCGCCCGTTTCTTGCACTTGTGA
- the LOC137829955 gene encoding uncharacterized protein: MANKSKIATIAGIVPRSTKQEVVPVEAVPAPAQGKKRGRPAKVPRTEAQSSSGSPVSLLVSSVRVAPTMQFDLREDEEIFANIPTLDMVEETVELQCRAAVATRALGDELRRVKTVSIPKLKSQLSEPTVSLKDALKVVDEARTDAQLARKEQEALKITLNEVVAGRADAIKEQERLAAEKESLTAQIEQLQGFMLSINEQSFRQGVRQVAFFHGVPDDDERYDSNMDVVDGQLMPLEDEEAEENEQTADPMAEASQGDGVVRPEESTNPDTINIV, encoded by the exons ATG GCTAATAAGAGTAAGATAGCCACCATCGCTGGGATTGTCCCGCGTTCGACCAAGCAGGAGGTCGTTCCGGTGGAGGCTGTTCCTGCTCCTGCCCAAGGTAAGAAGAGGGGGCGGCCTGCTAAAGTGCCTCGTACGGAAGCTCAATCTTCGTCGGGCAGTCCTGTTAGCTTGTTGGTGTCATCCGTCAGGGTGGCCCCTACAATGCAGTTTGACTTGCGTGAGGATGAGGAAATTTTTGCCAATATTCCTACTTTGGATATGGTCGAAGAGACGGTCGAGCTACAATGTCGTGCGGCCGTGGCGACCAGGGCCCTTGGGGACGAGTTAAGGAGAGTGAAGACGGTATCGATTCCTAAATTGAAGTCTCAGCTTAGTGAACCGACTGTCTCACTGAAGGATGCTTTGAAGGTCGTGGATGAGGCCCGGACTGATGCTCAATTGGCCAGGAAAGAGCAAGAGGCTTTAAAGATTACTCTAAATGAAGTAGTGGCCGGGCGAGCGGATGCCATTAAGGAGCAGGAAAGACTGGCTGCGGAGAAGGAATCGCTGACTGCTCAAATTGAACAACTTCAAGGGTTTATGTTGAGTATCAACGAGCAGTCCTTCAGGCAGGGGGTTCGGCAGGTCGCCTTTTTCCACGGGGTGCCGGATGACGACGAGCGATATGATTCAAATATGGACGTCGTAGATGGTCAGCTGATGCCACTCGAGGACGAAGAGGCCGAAGAGAATGAACAAACTGCTGATCCAATGGCTGAGGCGTCTCAGGGAGATGGTGTTGTACGACCGGAGGAGTCTACCAATCCTGACACTATTAACATTGTTTGA